A stretch of Mya arenaria isolate MELC-2E11 chromosome 14, ASM2691426v1 DNA encodes these proteins:
- the LOC128217692 gene encoding uncharacterized protein LOC128217692, whose product MENPPEFYQIMSLRLSRALSDIGVNSWMVKRRRRTFLMEADDTINDILQGFDVTSFCFGSQSEGTTTPGLNSDIDRLFCLNKINIMSSWSEWEPGRENMLMVKEETCSPQHYLLQVIRHDSPEPVIHSSDESHVVDSNGRVLYLNTEWVMTALKESIERNMNYFASGSSHSPCKMYDLVFAYRCRSLPLECHKWYERPRPGHWPTPEQFRETMECGCFLIPDGHFDSRVKFVEWRISPSLIERILMFSMKTLQLKCYVVLKILKSHVINPLLFKKGKLTSFHCKTALFFAAERLPPGMWREHRLMECIVYCLKLLLGWTNTGMCPHYIVAGVNLFHGKFTNRQFANLSKILSNIIGTHLAILAYIQADDLGNRMFNANIRTVRYSEGLQISTNNSLCRWLSVYAQHRMNRYLNMRLIKLSDMMPEEMITFLGQHFQEVRAYVHVHGLPIIKKYFLYISKQILSILASIVASYCIQNGCVVPRNTLSLFESSLDTDVASSRLKFASFLVCHNELERAADVLNDVERRYDDSVQAVCACGRMDPLNTEHHKPLCSYSVVDNDDVLLINKTALCVRYLRQEAFCAPPILRYEMVRGIGEDINHRNILERDCMNWILVDALPYLYYLQYLTFRGLGQQGRQLQVFNNLRNCFVNENLRSHLHHTETCANLLGHCMEMEGRPESAYRLYRASVQDKPRNNAAHWHIYRLNRGYEI is encoded by the coding sequence ATGGAGAACCCGCCCGAGTTTTACCAGATCATGTCCCTCCGCCTGTCGAGGGCGTTAAGCGACATCGGGGTCAACAGCTGGATGGTGAAGAGAAGAAGGAGAACTTTCCTCATGGAGGCGGACGATACGATCAATGACATACTACAAGGATTTGATGTTACCAGTTTCTGTTTCGGGAGTCAGTCAGAGGGAACAACAACACCGGGACTAAACTCCGATATTGACAGATTATTCtgcttaaacaaaataaacatcatgTCATCCTGGTCTGAATGGGAACCCGGGAGGGAAAACATGCTGATGGTGAAGGAGGAGACGTGCTCTCCACAGCATTACCTGCTACAGGTAATTAGACATGACTCACCTGAACCAGTAATACATTCAAGTGATGAATCCCATGTAGTTGACAGTAATGGCCGTGTATTATATCTTAACACAGAATGGGTAATGACTGCCCTGAAAGAGTCGATagaaagaaatatgaattaCTTCGCAAGTGGCTCATCTCATAGCCCTTGTAAAATGTACGATCTCGTGTTCGCGTATCGGTGCAGGTCACTTCCGCTAGAATGCCACAAGTGGTATGAACGACCGAGGCCCGGCCACTGGCCGACACCTGAACAGTTCAGAGAAACAATGGAATGTGGGTGTTTTCTTATTCCTGATGGACACTTTGACAGCCGTGTCAAATTTGTTGAGTGGAGAATTTCTCCTAGTCTTATTGAGAGAATACTGATGTTTAGCATGAAAACATTACAGCTGAAATGTTATGTGGTTCTGAAGATTCTTAAATCACACGTCATCAATCcccttttatttaaaaaaggaaagcTGACAAGTTTTCACTGCAAAACTGCACTCTTTTTCGCCGCGGAAAGATTGCCCCCCGGAATGTGGAGAGAACATCGCCTGATggaatgtattgtttattgtttgaaactgttGCTTGGTTGGACGAACACCGGTATGTGCCCGCACTACATTGTAGCAGGTGTGAATCTTTTCCATGGAAAATTTACCAATCGGCAATTCGCAAATCTTTCTAAGATTCTTTCAAACATCATTGGAACTCACTTAGCAATACTCGCGTACATACAGGCAGATGATTTGGGCAACCGGATGTTCAACGCAAATATCAGAACTGTTCGCTACAGTGAAGGGTTACAAATATCGACAAACAATAGTTTGTGTAGGTGGCTTAGTGTCTATGCTCAACATAGAATGAATAGGTATCTTAATATGAGGTTGATTAAACTGTCTGATATGATGCCTGAAGAAATGATTACATTCTTAGGCCAACATTTTCAAGAAGTGCGtgcatatgtacatgtacatgggttgccaattataaaaaaatatttcctttatatTTCGAAACAAATTCTGAGTATTTTGGCATCCATTGTTGCATCGTATTGCATACAAAATGGTTGTGTTGTACCTAGAAATACACTGTCTCTGTTTGAAAGTTCCCTAGATACGGATGTAGCGTCATCAAGACTGAAGTTTGCGTCTTTTCTCGTCTGTCATAATGAGCTTGAAAGAGCAGCGGACGTGCTGAACGATGTTGAACGTAGATATGACGACAGCGTGCAAGCTGTATGTGCATGTGGAAGAATGGATCCTTTAAATACAGAACATCACAAACCACTGTGCTCTTACAGTGTTGTTGATAACGATGATGTTCTCTTAATAAATAAAACCGCGTTATGTGTTCGCTACTTGAGACAGGAAGCGTTCTGTGCACCACCGATATTGCGCTACGAGATGGTGAGGGGAATAGGCGAGGATATCAATCATAGAAACATTCTTGAACGTGACTGTATGAACTGGATCTTGGTAGACGCCCTGCCGTACCTCTACTACCTGCAGTACCTGACGTTCCGCGGTCTCGGTCAGCAAGGAAGACAACTACAAGTATTCAACAACTTACGCAATTGCTTCGTTAACGAAAACCTTCGTTCCCATCTCCACCATACGGAGACGTGTGCCAACCTGTTGGGCCACTGCATGGAAATGGAGGGCCGACCGGAGAGTGCGTACCGACTGTACAGGGCATCCGTGCAAGATAAGCCTAGGAACAACGCGGCTCATTGGCATATTTACAGACTGAATCGTGGCTACGAGATTTAG